A window from Sus scrofa isolate TJ Tabasco breed Duroc chromosome 2, Sscrofa11.1, whole genome shotgun sequence encodes these proteins:
- the LOC100515302 gene encoding histone H2B type 3-B produces the protein MPDPSKSAPAPKKGSKKAVTKAQKKDGKKRKRSRKESYSIYVYKVLKQVHPDTGISSKAMGIMNSFVNDIFERIASEASRLAHYNKRSTITSREVQTAVRLLLPGELAKHAVSEGTKAVTKYTSSK, from the coding sequence ATGCCTGATCCCTCCAAATCGGCTCCGGCACCCAAGAAGGGTTCTAAGAAGGCTGTTACCAAAGCGCAGAAAAAAGATGGCAAAAAGCGCAAGCGCAGCCGGAAAGAAAGCTATTCCATCTACGTGTACAAAGTGTTGAAGCAAGTACATCCCGACACGGGCATCTCTTCTAAGGCCATGGGCATAATGAATTCCTTCGTCAACGACATCTTTGAGCGCATCGCCAGCGAGGCTTCCCGCTTGGCGCACTACAACAAGCGCTCTACCATCACGTCTCGGGAGGTGCAGACAGCTGTGCGTCTGCTGTTGCCTGGCGAGCTGGCCAAACACGCCGTGTCTGAAGGTACCAAAGCCGTCACCAAGTACACGAGCTCCAAGTGA
- the LOC100621538 gene encoding histone H2A type 3 gives MSGRGKQGGKARAKAKSRSSRAGLQFPVGRVHRLLRKGNYSERVGAGAPVYLAAVLEYLTAEILELAGNAARDNKKTRIIPRHLQLAIRNDEELNKLLGRVTIAQGGVLPNIQAVLLPKKTESHHKAKGK, from the coding sequence ATGTCTGGCCGAGGCAAGCAGGGAGGTAAGGCGCGCGCAAAAGCGAAGTCGCGCTCCTCGCGCGCAGGCCTGCAGTTTCCTGTGGGTCGAGTGCATCGGCTTCTTCGCAAGGGTAACTATTCTGAGCGCGTGGGTGCGGGCGCGCCTGTGTATTTAGCTGCGGTGCTGGAGTACCTGACGGCTGAGATCCTGGAGTTGGCAGGCAACGCGGCGCGCGACAACAAGAAGACTCGCATTATACCGCGCCACCTGCAGTTGGCCATCCGAAACGACGAGGAGCTTAACAAGCTTCTGGGCCGCGTGACCATCGCTCAGGGCGGCGTCCTGCCCAACATCCAGGCCGTGCTTCTGCCGAAGAAGACCGAAAGCCACCACAAGGCCAAGGGCAAGTGA